In the Drosophila gunungcola strain Sukarami unplaced genomic scaffold, Dgunungcola_SK_2 000001F, whole genome shotgun sequence genome, one interval contains:
- the LOC128261218 gene encoding lamin Dm0, translated as MSSKSRRAGTATPQPGSTSTPRAPSAGPQQHHQQPPPPTHSQSASSPLSPTRHSRVAEKVELQNLNDRLATYIDRVRNLESENSRLSIEVQTTRDTVTRETTNIKNIFEAELLETRRLLDDTARDRARGEIDIKRLWEENEELKTRLDKKTKECSTAEGNSRMYESRANELNNKFNQANADRKKASDELNEALKELERLRKQFDETRKNLEQETLSRVDLENTIQSLREELSFKDQIHSQEINESRRIRQTEYSEIDGRLSSEYDAKLKQSLQELRAQYEEQMRINRDDIESLYEDKIRRLQEAAARTSNSTHKSIEELRSTRVRIDGLNAKINDLEQTNTILNVRIRELEQQLDNDRERHGQEIALLEKELIRLREEMTQQLQEYQDLMDIKVSLDLEIAAYDKLLVGEEARLNITPAANTATVQSFSQSLRSSTRATPSRRTPSGAVKRKRAVVDESEDRSVSDYYVSASAKGNVEIKEIDPEGKFVKLYNKGSDEVAIGGWQLQRLINEGGPSTTYKFHRSVKIEPNAVVTVWSADTKATHEPPSSLVMKSQKWVAADNTRTILLNGDGEAVATLDRIKRVVSSHTSSSRLSRRRSVSAVDGNEQLYHQQGDPQQTGEKCAIM; from the exons ATGTCGAGCAAATCCCGACGTGCTGGCACCGCCACGCCGCAGCCCGGCAGCACCTCCACCCCTCGGGCGCCATCGGCGGGtccgcagcagcatcaccagcagccgccaccacccacccactccCAGTCGGCCTCCAGCCCCCTGAGCCCCACCCGCCACTCCCGCGTGGCCGAGAAGGTGGAGCTGCAGAACCTGAACGACCGCCTGGCCACCTATATCGACCGTGTGCGCAATCTGGAGTCGGAGAACTCCCGCCTCAGCATTGAGGTGCAGACCACCAGGGACACGGTCACTCGCGAGACCACCAACATCAAGAACATCTTCGAGGCCGAGCTGCTTGAGACTCGCCGTCTCCTGGACGACACGGCTCGGGATCGGGCTCGTGGCGAGATCGACATCAAGCGCCTGTGGGAGGAGAACGAGGAGCTGAAGACCCGTCTGGACAAGAAGACCAAGGAGTGCAGCACCGCTGAGG GCAATTCCCGCATGTACGAGTCGCGTGCCAATGAGctgaacaacaaatttaaccAGGCCAATGCCGATCGCAAGAAGGCCAGCGACGAGCTGAACGAGGCGCTCAAGGAGCTGGAGCGTCTGCGCAAGCAGTTTGACGAGACACGCAAGAACCTGGAGCAGGAGACTCTGTCGCGTGTCGATCTGGAGAACACCATCCAGAGCCTGCGCGAGGAGCTCTCCTTCAAGGATCAGATCCACTCGCAGGAGATCAACGAGTCGCGCCGCATTCGCCAGACGGAGTACAGTGAGATCGATGGACGCCTCAGCTCCGAGTACGATGCCAAGCTGAAGCAGTCGCTGCAGGAGCTGCGCGCACAATACGAGGAGCAGATGCGCATCAATCGCGACGACATCGAGTCGCTGTACGAGGACAAGATCCGTCGATTGCAAGAGGCCGCCGCACGCACCTCCAATTCCACGCACAAGTCAATCGAAGAGTTGCGCTCCACTCGCGTCCGCATCGACGGTCTCAATGCCAAGATCAATGATCTGGAGCAGACCAATACCATCCTGAATGTGCGCATCCGCGAGCTGGAGCAGCAGTTGGACAATGATCGCGAGCGCCATGGCCAAGAAATCGCTCTGCTCGAGAAGGAGCTGATCCGTCTGCGCGAGGAGATGACCCAGCAGCTGCAGGAGTACCAGGACCTCATGGACATTAAG GTCTCCCTGGATTTGGAAATCGCTGCCTACGACAAGCTGCTGGTCGGCGAGGAGGCGCGTCTGAACATCACCCCAGCCGCCAACACGGCCACCGTGCAGTCCTTCAGCCAGTCGCTGCGCAGCTCAACCCGTGCCACGCCCTCTCGTCGCACGCCCTCCGGCGCCGTGAAGCGCAAGCGTGCCGTGGTCGATGAGTCTGAGGATCGCAGCGTCTCGGACTATTACGTGTCGGCCAGTGCCAAGGGCAACGTGGAGATTAAGGAGATCGATCCCGAGGGCAAGTTCGTGAAGCTCTACAACAAGGGCAGCGACGAGGTGGCTATCGGCGGCTGGCAGCTGCAGCGGCTGATCAACGAGGGGGGTCCGTCGACCACCTACAAGTTCCATCGCTCCGTGAAGATCGAGCCGAATGCCGTGGTGACCGTTTGGTCGGCTGACACCAAGGCTACGCACGAGCCACCATCGAGTTTGGTGATGAAGTCGCAGAAGTGGGTCGCCGCCGACAACACCAGGACGATTCTGTTGAACGGCGATGGCGAGGCTGTGGCCACTCTGGATCGCATCAAGCGCGTGGTGTCGTCGCACACATCCTCCTCCCGTCTGAGTCGCCGGCGCAGCGTGAGCGCCGTGGATGGCAACGAGCAGCTCTACCACCAGCAGGGCGATCCCCAGCAGACCGGCGAGAAGTGCGCCATTATGTAA
- the LOC128261220 gene encoding ATP-dependent RNA helicase WM6 encodes MADNDDLLDYEDEEQTETTAVENQEAPKKDVKGTYVSIHSSGFRDFLLKPEILRAIVDCGFEHPSEVQHECIPQAVLGMDILCQAKSGMGKTAVFVLATLQQLEPSDNNTCHVLVMCHTRELAFQISKEYERFSKYMPTVKVAVFFGGLAIQKDEETLKSGTPHIVVGTPGRILALIRNKKLNLKHLKHFVLDECDKMLEQLDMRRDVQEIFRSTPHGKQVMMFSATLSKDIRPVCKKFMQDPMEVYVDDEAKLTLHGLQQHYVNLKENEKNKKLFELLDVLEFNQVVIFVKSVQRCVALSQLLTEQNFPAIGIHRGMTQEERLNRYQQFKDFQKRILVATNLFGRGMDIERVNIVFNYDMPEDSDTYLHRVARAGRFGTKGLAITFVSDENDAKILNEVQDRFDVNISELPEEIDLSTYIEGR; translated from the exons ATGGCAGACAACGACGATCTTTTGGACTACGAGGATGAGGAGCAGACCGAGACCACTGCGGTTGAGAACCAGGAGGCGCCCAAGAAGGACGTCAAGGGCACTTATGTGTCCATACACAGTTCCGGATTCCGCGATTTCCTTCTGAAACCGGAGATCCTTCGGGCTATCGTGGACTGCGGTTTTGAGCATCCCTCGGAGG TCCAGCACGAGTGCATTCCGCAGGCTGTCCTGGGCATGGATATCCTCTGCCAGGCCAAGTCCGGCATGGGTAAGACCGCCGTCTTCGTCCTGGCCACTTTGCAGCAGCTGGAGCCCTCCGACAACAACACCTGCCACGTCCTGGTCATGTGCCACACCCGCGAGCTGGCCTTCCAGATCAGCAAGGAGTATGAGCGCTTCTCCAAGTACATGCCCACAGTCAAG GTTGCTGTGTTCTTTGGAGGACTGGCAATTCAAAAGGATGAGGAGACCCTCAAAAGCGGTACCCCGCACATTGTGGTGGGCACCCCTGGACGAATTCTGGCTTTGATTCGCAACAAGAAACTCAATCTGAAGCATTTGAAGCACTTTGTTCTGGACGAGTGCGACAAGATGCTGGAGCAGCTGG ATATGCGTCGTGACGTTCAAGAGATTTTCCGTAGCACACCGCACGGCAAACAAGTGATGATGTTCTCTGCCACATTGAGCAAGGACATTCGTCCCGTTTGCAAAAAGTTCATGCAAGAT CCCATGGAGGTGTACGTCGACGATGAGGCCAAGCTGACGCTGCACGGACTGCAGCAGCACTACGTCAATCTGAAGGAGAACGAGAAGAACAAGAAGCTGTTCGAACTGCTCGACGTGCTTGAGTTTAATCAG GTGGTCATCTTTGTGAAGTCTGTACAACGTTGCGTGGCCTTGTCCCAGCTGCTGACGGAACAAAACTTCCCTGCCATCGGCATCCATCGCGGCATGACCCAGGAGGAGCGTCTGAATCGCTACCAGCAGTTCAAGGACTTCCAGAAGCGTATTTTGGTGGCCACCAATCTCTTTGGCCGCGGCATGGACATTGAGCGAGTGAACATTGTGTTCAACTACGATATGCCCGAGGATTCCGACACCTACTTGCATCGCGTGGCCCGCGCCGGTCGCTTCGGTACCAAGGGATTGGCCATTACCTTTGTTTCGGACGAGAACGATGCCAAGATACTTAACGAAGTACAGGATCGTTTCGATGTGAACATCAGCGAGCTGCCGGAGGAGATTGATCTGTCCACATACA TTGAGGGACGCTGA
- the LOC128261219 gene encoding LOW QUALITY PROTEIN: glycoprotein endo-alpha-1,2-mannosidase-like protein (The sequence of the model RefSeq protein was modified relative to this genomic sequence to represent the inferred CDS: inserted 1 base in 1 codon), translating to MLLKKYVKTRRKVKILLLLAIVGLLVITIIVLGSSGRNAAIELLLDERFIARAYRGPGDQTPEKPQPAVAVALLQPQRENGVIVPEKYDEQKIKERIIQSKIDLMKQQQQRDHDADQAARTTLDVVITAVHIFYTAPVPWYKSKKPPPXPAEHPNDVPLSTPRPVRILNTAFYPALGLYKPSTSLLSQHFENIRSCGIGVLILSFTVGKPAETALLHQILELAPQHNLSVTFELSVAGNQSVEFVRQQLQEIATYTSLPGFYRVWSQSRGVSLPVLYVSNAYKLSDSLGRLLCRTPSLVEPDGLRRVLDAFFIGHIRLKSHADVLRRLCFDGFYSKLPSNGAVFASTWKNWSYLKSFALTYKMLFVPTVGPGFAERNKFPRHGDIQRHRSNGRYYGVAWRTAILNHVGFINIASYNNWPDGSQIEEVMPRAGFLDYNPGSRTKYLDLTAHWVGNFLKTRQEAAAAASAASPQNCYELLNGTIC from the exons ATGCTGCTGAAAAAGTATGTAAAAACGCGGCGTAAGGTGAAGATCCTTCTCCTGCTGGCCATCGTGGGTCTGCTGGTCATCACCATCATAGTGCTGGGCTCCAGCGGACGCAATGCGGCCATCGAACTCCTGCTGGACGAGCGCTTCATTGCACGGGCCTACAGGGGACCCGGGGACCAGACGCCGGAGAAGCCCCAACCGGCGGTGGCCGTGGCCCTGCTCCAGCCCCAGCGGGAGAACGGAGTGATTGTGCCCGAGAAGTACGACGAGCAGAAGATCAAGGAGCGCATCATCCAGAGCAAAATAGATCTGatgaagcagcagcagcagcgggacCACGACGCCGACCAGGCG GCCAGAACCACTTTGGATGTGGTGATAACAGCAGTGCACATTTTCTACACAGCCCCAGTGCCCTGGTACAAGTCGAAGAAGCCACCTC CCCCGGCGGAGCATCCGAACGATGTGCCACTCTCAACTCCACGCCCAGTGCGGATTCTCAACACAGCCTTCTATCCGGCACTGGGTCTGTACAAGCCCAGCACCTCGCTGCTCTCCCAGCACTTTGAGAACATCCGCAGCTGTGGCATAGGAGTGCTCATCCTGAGCTTTACGGTTGGCAAGCCGGCGGAAACGGCGCTCCTGCATCAGATCCTGGAACTGGCTCCGCAGCACAACCTCAGCGTGACCTTTGAACTGAGTGTGGCCGGGAATCAGAGCGTGGAGTTTGTgcggcagcagctgcaggaGATTGCCACCTACACCAGCCTGCCCGGATTCTACAGGGTATGGAGTCAGTCGAGAGGAGTCTCCCTGCCCGTTCTCTACGTCAGCAATGCCTACAAGTTGAGTGATAGTCTGGGCAGGCTGCTCTGCCGAACGCCTTCGCTGGTGGAGCCGGATGGACTGCGCAGGGTTCTGGATGCCTTCTTCATAGGACACATAAG GCTTAAAAGCCATGCGGATGTATTGCGACGGTTGTGTTTCGATGGCTTCTACAGCAAACTGCCAAGCAATGGAGCGGTCTTCGCCAGCACCTGGAAGAACTGGTCGTATCTGAAGTCGTTTGCATTGACCTACAAAATGCTCTTTGTGCCCACTGTGGGTCCGGGATTTGCGGAGAGGAACAAGTTCCCGCGCCATGGAGACATTCAGAGGCATCGCAGCAATGGAAGG TACTATGGAGTGGCCTGGCGGACGGCCATCCTGAATCATGTGGGCTTCATAAACATAGCCAGCTACAACAACTGGCCCGATGGCAGCCAAATCGAGGAGGTGATGCCCCGTGCCGGCTTCCTGGACTACAATCCCGGCTCAAGGACCAAATACCTAGATCTCACAGCCCATTGGGTGGGGAATTTTCTGAAGACGCGCcaggaggcggcggcggcagcttCTGCGGCATCGCCCCAAAATTGCTACGAGCTCTTGAATGGGACAATATGCTAG
- the LOC128263457 gene encoding uncharacterized protein LOC128263457 isoform X1: MSTPKAKTAEGKRARGQGPNGLKGCCCKRSQCIKNYCDCYQSMAICSKLCRCVGCRNTEVRKVVDTSAGSKNSSATKREKANAMSAKAAAAAAKAGINVPMKGLQAGGSGAGIAGKPVAAIPFGVVASQQPIPVPINISAPRPLATGTTPSSVTKPPVDSVPAPPIIPVRQDERRERNLFVQPVNAAVLECLLIQATEAEQMGLNELQVGQLVLAEFVRSYKGILEKICEYNRDYF, encoded by the exons ATGAGCACTCCGAAAGCCAAAACTGCGGAAGGAAAAAGGGCCAGGGGTCAGGGGCCAAATGGCTTGAAAGGATGCTGTTGCAAACGGTCGCAGTGCATCAAGAACTACTGCGATTGCTATCAATCCATGGCTATTTGCTCCAAGTTATGTCGCTGCGTTG gcTGCCGGAACACGGAGGTTCGAAAGGTCGTGGACACCAGTGCTGGGTCCAAGAATTCGAGTGCCACGAAGAGGGAAAAGGCGAATGCAATGAGTGCCAAGGCAGCAGCTGCGGCTGCCAAGGCGGGCATCAATGTCCCGATGAAGGGTCTGCAGGCTGGCGGATCGGGAGCAGGAATAGCCGGCAAACCTGTGGCCGCCATACCCTTTGGCGTTGTGGCCAGTCAACAGCCCATTCCTGTTCCCATTAACATCAGTGCTCCCCGTCCTCTGGCAACGGGCACCACTCCAAGCAGTGTAACAAAGCCTCCGGTGGATTCCGTACCCGCACCTCCCATCATTCCAGTCCGGCAGGATGAACGCAGGGAGCGCAACCTCTTTGTTCAGCCGGTCAATGCTGCTGTGCTGGAATGCCTGCTCATCCAGGCCACTGAAGCCGAGCAGATGGGCTTAAATGAACTCCAAGTGGGCCAGTTGGTCCTTGCGGAATTCGTGCGCAGCTACAAGGGGATCTTGGAAAAAATCTGTGAATATAATAGagattatttttaa
- the LOC128263457 gene encoding uncharacterized protein LOC128263457 isoform X2 produces MSTPKAKTAEGKRARGQGPNGLKGCCCKRSQCIKNYCDCYQSMAICSKLCRCVGCRNTEVRKVVDTSAGSKNSSATKREKANAMSAKAAAAAAKAGINVPMKGLQAGGSGAGIAGKPVAAIPFGVVASQQPIPVPINISAPRPLATGTTPSSVTKPPVDSVPAPPIIPVRQDERRERNLFVQPVNAAVLECLLIQATEAEQMGLNELQVGQLVLAEFVRSYKGILEKI; encoded by the exons ATGAGCACTCCGAAAGCCAAAACTGCGGAAGGAAAAAGGGCCAGGGGTCAGGGGCCAAATGGCTTGAAAGGATGCTGTTGCAAACGGTCGCAGTGCATCAAGAACTACTGCGATTGCTATCAATCCATGGCTATTTGCTCCAAGTTATGTCGCTGCGTTG gcTGCCGGAACACGGAGGTTCGAAAGGTCGTGGACACCAGTGCTGGGTCCAAGAATTCGAGTGCCACGAAGAGGGAAAAGGCGAATGCAATGAGTGCCAAGGCAGCAGCTGCGGCTGCCAAGGCGGGCATCAATGTCCCGATGAAGGGTCTGCAGGCTGGCGGATCGGGAGCAGGAATAGCCGGCAAACCTGTGGCCGCCATACCCTTTGGCGTTGTGGCCAGTCAACAGCCCATTCCTGTTCCCATTAACATCAGTGCTCCCCGTCCTCTGGCAACGGGCACCACTCCAAGCAGTGTAACAAAGCCTCCGGTGGATTCCGTACCCGCACCTCCCATCATTCCAGTCCGGCAGGATGAACGCAGGGAGCGCAACCTCTTTGTTCAGCCGGTCAATGCTGCTGTGCTGGAATGCCTGCTCATCCAGGCCACTGAAGCCGAGCAGATGGGCTTAAATGAACTCCAAGTGGGCCAGTTGGTCCTTGCGGAATTCGTGCGCAGCTACAAGGGGATCTTGGAAAAAATCT aa
- the LOC128263452 gene encoding uncharacterized protein LOC128263452 yields MSELNRIFGDLKVYYVPDLQWVDVEEWLYGEEAEDDVLMQRAQKFWSLAMCKQDIGYQESQLQLLRDLSGVIRSMRDENQASYSNTHDNWANIIGISPASAYLSYIYSLVSLAIPPEHVQQAAPQVLNENLNLQLSLNAVSTYLLTLTIPGAKSYGIFDEDVIEQVLKIFKLLELNGNKSVRANTIWMFFLTICDDLKLVFRYVHFKEHLKPRDRIIRCLMEVLYMNFKVGYQNSCAPALHAKCFDIFGEIANEHNGDVYETLHLIMRQTFPMHVYTDSPHSIGAGRRGEAMKNGEHISDWFIQLIDKYPDILIRILHFYIECVVTNPIRAWKNNDEKVAIGYAAKYDRILYAKCNKSCADFVLDAVKADDAVGIQTRALDLIEKILMQQSEVEWSIFRYDVSKVPREVILLKEVMRSLNDRTFTVRRKACQVLILALKQGSPMTTKILDECIRFVQFEDANVESLKEPSVEQNELRFEKPGIVQYAFSFEGHEELEAEVKNVPQTVYQRFLVADNGLARTAGIALLERLVLVNPLIIYNTNFVRETSLLAVDRLASVRKSALDTIETLLEAYSNCFALICVYCRIWACLMSDVDAALQKVALLSFDRMVLKNIQPLEYSNEAKHFMPWRIISTLLMTQPRSYLQERFSVLLEGETIVTPTLVNTIISHLSTSMATDAWGLLLLLSSRITNNMDALIGIFNGLSSYNMKSNQFLALQLIIGCLGNFSKPALNQLFQRLLNALRTGSIWLGLISSAVNLLNQIHHLSASQDPATAAETPDWQLSLLGDLARGILSSAQNFQNEHTRLQCLLGAYTEIIVMLPMDVDERILRIVIEYLTVCSKLNESEFDTDNERMTNWMIVIAGRLCLRDYKLAKNVSKLYSTILTKNDRPQIINTTMIALNDLGQKHPTILEINFQDIASKLHSKFAMTRVRTFRCVKDVMLSGNIKLKGPILISMLAGLLDDSAEVAREADSFFIRYRRLYDKKLFAHCLKECPFDLNGLAYLRGDMPNDNYKSPLEGPEMAKSRRLLYNHIVASVDEYTLLLHFGQLKKLADHTKKKVFVSTPGSLTVVQDILFIMRRICFHTKGNNKDTTDEGAEESVEAPSPPPRPAAGEAPAPTRERGRKAQSFEEPLKQLEQNLRYVEESYQHLKSVMNSELRHSFESFCRALAMRFPKLIAFAQPAQFWHKYRSTRTQKGGKRKRRRADEDAEDDSDEDQQLDSDSDNEMPLDRHKSTPVVSHMPQRKTSCDMLVTELIFQPPDW; encoded by the exons ATGTCCGAgttaaatcgtatttttggTGATTTAAAAGTGTACTATGTGCCGGATTTGCAGTGGGTAGATGTAGAGGAGTGGCTGTATGGCGAGGAAGCCGAGGATGATGTTCTAATGCAGCGGGCGCAGAAGTTCTGGTCCCTGGCCATGTGCAAACAGGATATTGGGTACCAGGAGTCgcagctgcagttgctccGGGACTTATCCGGCGTAATACGCTCCATGAGGGACGAGAACCAGGCCAGCTATAGCAACACCCACGACAATTGGGCCAATATCATCGGGATTTCCCCAGCAAGCGCGTACCTTTCGTACATCTATTCGCTTGTGAGCCTGGCCATTCCGCCGGAGCACGTGCAGCAGGCTGCTCCGCAGGTTCTGAATGAAAACCTCAATCTTCAGCTATCCCTCAATGCTGTGAGCACCTATCTGTTGACCCTAACCATTCCGGGAGCCAAGAGCTATGGCATATTCGACGAGGATGTGATCGAGCAAGTCCTCAAGATCTTCAAACTGCTGGAACTAAATGGCAACAAAAGCGTCCGTGCCAACACCATCTGGATGTTCTTTCTGACCATCTGTGATGATCTAAAGTTGGTCTTTCGCTATGTGCACTTCAAGGAGCATCTGAAACCACGGGACAGGATCATTCGCTGCCTCATGGAGGTGCTCTACATGAACTTTAAAGTGGGATATCAGAATTCAT GTGCCCCCGCCTTGCACGCCAAATGCTTTGATATTTTTGGGGAAATAGCCAACGAGCATAATGGCGATGTCTATGAAACTCTTCATCTGATAATGCGGCAGACATTTCCCATGCATGTTTACACGGATAGTCCGCATAGCATTGGAGCAGGACGTCGGGGAGAAGCGATGAAGAACGGGGAGCACATTTCGGATTGGTTTATCCAGCTTATAGATAAGTACCCCGAcattctaatccgaatattGCATTTCTACATTGAGTGTGTGGTCACCAACCCAATTAGAGCG tggaAAAACAATGATGAGAAGGTGGCCATAGGATATGCGGCCAAATACGACAGGATTCTGTACGCCAAGTGCAATAAATcctgtgcagactttgtcctCGATGCTGTGAAGGCAGACGATGCTGTGGGTATCCAAACCAGAGCCTTGGATTTGATTGAGAAGATCCTCATGCAGCAAAGCGAGGTGGAGTGGAGCATTTTCCGTTACGATGTGTCCAAAGTGCCAAGGGAAGTGATCCTTCTAAAGGAGGTAATGCGAAGCCTCAATGATCGAACATTTACCGTCCGCCGGAAGGCCTGCCAAGTGCTCATCCTGGCCCTGAAACAAGGCTCCCCCATGACCACAAAAATTCTGGACGAGTGTATTCGATTCGTTCAGTTCGAGGATGCGAATGTGGAGTCACTTAAAGAGCCCTCGGTGGAACAAAACGAGCTGCGTTTCGAGAAGCCCGGCATCGTTCAGTATGCCTTCAGCTTCGAGGGTCACGAGGAATTGGAGGCAGAGGTCAAGAATGTCCCCCAAACGGTGTACCAGCGATTTCTGGTCGCAGACAATGGCTTAGCACGAACTGCTGGCATAGCTCTGCTCGAAAGATTGGTGCTGGTCAACCCCCTGATCATATACAATACGAATTTCGTGAGGGAAACCTCTTTGTTGGCTGTAGATCGGTTGGCTTCGGTGAGGAAATCAGCCCTGGATACCATAGAAACTTTGCTGGAGGCGTACTCCAATTGCTTCGCCTTGATTTGTGTGTACTGCCGGATTTGGGCTTGCTTGATGAGCGATGTGGATGCGGCCCTGCAGAAGGTGGCCTTATTG AGCTTTGATCGCATGGTTTTGAAGAACATTCAGCCCCTTGAGTATTCAAACGAGGCCAAACACTTTATGCCCTGGCGAATCATCAGTACTCTTCTGATGACACAACCTAGATCTTATTTGCAAGAAAGATTTTCCGTACTATTGGAAGGGGAAACTATTGTGAC ACCCACACTGGTGAACACCATAATCTCGCATTTGTCCACCTCCATGGCCACCGATGCCTGgggactgctgctgctcctgtcCAGCCGCATCACCAACAATATGGACGCACTGATTGGCATCTTCAATGGTCTCTCCTCTTACAACATGAAGTCCAATCAATTTCTGGCCCTGCAGCTCATCATTGGCTGCCTGGGGAACTTCTCCAAGCCAGCCTTGAATCAGTTGTTTCAGAGGCTGCTGAATGCCCTGCGCACGGGTAGCATTTGGCTGGGCCTCATCTCGAGTGCCGTCAATCTGCTCAACCAGATCCACCACTTGTCCGCCAGCCAGGATCCTGCGACGGCTGCCGAGACGCCAGACTGGCAGCTCAGCCTGCTGGGAGATCTCGCCAGGGGTATCCTGAGCAGTGCCCAGAACTTCCAGAATGAACACACACGCCTGCAGTGCCTTTTGGGCGCCTATACGGAGATCATTGTGATGCTGCCCATGGATGTGGACGAACGGATTTTGAGGATTGTGATCGAGTACCTGACGGTATGCAGCAAACTCAACGAGTCCGAATTCGATACGGATAACGAGCGCATGACCAACTGGATGATTGTGATAGCAGGTCGTTTGTGTCTGAGGGACTACAAATTGGCCAAAAACGTGTCCAAGCTGTACAGCACCATTCTGACCAAAAACGACAGGCCGCAGATCATCAACACCACGATGATAGCCCTAAACGATCTGGGCCAGAAGCATCCCACGATTCTGGAGATCAATTTCCAGGATATTGCGTCGAAACTCCATTCGAAATTCGCCATGACCAGAGTGCGCACCTTTCGGTGTGTGAAGGACGTGATGCTCTCGGGGAACATCAAGCTAAAGGGTCCCATTCTCATATCCATGCTGGCTGGTCTGTTGGACGACAGTGCCGAGGTGGCCAGGGAAGCGGACTCCTTCTTCATTCGCTACAGAAGATTGTACGACAAAAAGTTGTTTGCTCATTGCCTCAAAGAGTGTCCTTTCGACCTGAATGGCCTGGCTTATTTGAGGGGTGATATGCCGAATGACAACTACAAATCGCCACTCGAAGGTCCGGAAATGGCAAAAAGTCGTCGGCTTCTTTACAATCACATCGTGGCCTCGGTGGATGAGTACACGCTCTTGCTTCACTTTGGCCAACTGAAGAAGCTGGCAG accataccaaaaaaaaagtttttgtcagtactcctggctccttgaccgTGGTTCAGGATATCCTCTTCATCATGCGTCGCATTTGCTTTCACACCAAGGGAAACAACAAGGATACAACCGATGAGGGTGCGGAGGAGTCGGTGGAGGCCCCTTCTCCACCACCCCGACCAGCAGCAGGCGAGGCACCGGCTCCAACTAGGGAAAGAGGACGAAAGGCACAGTCCTTCGAGGAGCCt CTCAAACAATTGGAACAAAATCTCAGATATGTGGAGGAATCTTATCAACATCTCAAGTCCGTGATGAACTCCGAGCTTAGGCACAGTTTTGAAAGCTTCTGCCGAGCTCTGGCGATGAGATTTCCAAAACTCATTGCTTTTGCCCAGCCGGCACAGTTCTGGCATAAGTATCGCTCCACAAGAACGCAGAAAGGGGGCAAAAGGAAGCGACGACGCGCGGACGAGGATGCGGAAGACGATTCCGATGAGGATCAGCAGTTGGATAGCGACAGTGACAATGAGATGCCGCTGGATCGGCACAAATCCACGCCAGTTGTGTCGCATATGCCCCAAAGGAAAACGAGCTGCGATATGCTTGTTACAGAGCTTATTTTCCAGCCACCAGATTGGTAG